Proteins encoded together in one Solanum lycopersicum chromosome 7, SLM_r2.1 window:
- the LOC101267323 gene encoding protein SMAX1-LIKE 4 — protein MRTGAGSAVQQTLTTEAASVLKLSLSLARRRGHAQVTPLHVAAILLSSRLSLLRKACLKSQQHNNYTSHHPLQCRALELCFNVALNRLPTSPGPLLHGQPCLSNALVAALKRAQAHQRRGCIEQQQQQQQQPLLAIKVELEQLILSILDDPSVSRVMREAGFSSIAIKNNIEESASSSVFPCYNNNSSGGIYTTPSSPTNTTTTENSPFNNFWNSQNPILFSPHKFTSSDVKLVLDVLLRSNNKRRNSVIVGDSVTNTEGIVAQLMGKVERGDVPEELKGVHFIKFQFSDAPLMLMKREEVELNITDLKRKVESLTRGGGTRGGVIIYTGDLKWTVDSTNEKERGLFVNYSPVDHLVAEIGRLVSSNSSSSSNAKVWLVGTANYQTYIKCQMKQPPLDIQWSLQPISVPSGGLGLSLNTTSVHEARIPFSQQMFGKKPIPSKEEQDELTCCAQCTCNYEKEAMLKFGQHKTITCDTKHSDKPSTPLPDWLKPHDMDPTNKDDLAELKGKWSRLCKNLHQGKANQRQISSVVCNEYNVNGKNYSYNSLYPWWPNQNSITTDCKSISFSDPPNVKPNHGAASTVPRFRRQQSCHIEFSFSNGNSKNETQSSVEPNLDSLKNREGKEVKITLALGNSQLSDHNVDEEMLKMLQENLPWQMENMHTIVDALMDFNTINKQKNWLLIQGNDSIGKQRLARVIAKSAYGSDDLLLCINMRNMSNHVELLNKALRNNEKLVVLLEDVDFADAELLKFLTDAYENRSSSHLFIVAIRTSDATDHCSDGREYYCTESVIQMKLVVSETSPNPGSVCVDHKRKAEWELSLPNKTKSPRNNVMEDVTSIATQKGKIMKQLNSSTLDLNIKADEVYDEGEVHEAKTEDFSPISSDLTRDTANDQHQQNNNPSLGFLDLIKNRLVLKRDSSQDKQMREVFMFKMKRSLEEVCGNKILEKFSFDEMVLEKVFEGCGSFLNNLFDEWLKDIFQTSLQMIEEKENIVMIKLCEMVGAKDEIGFKGSCLPRGIQVSIMD, from the exons ATGCGAACGGGAGCGGGTAGTGCAGTTCAACAGACCCTCACAACAGAGGCTGCTTCAGTTTTGAAGCTTTCTCTTAGCTTGGCCAGGAGAAGAGGCCATGCACAGGTTACTCCTCTTCATGTTGCTGCTATTTTGTTGAGTTCTAGATTAAGTCTTCTTAGAAAAGCTTGTCTCAAATCTCAACAACATAATAATTATACTTCTCATCATCCACTTCAGTGTAGAGCTCTTGAGTTATGTTTTAATGTGGCACTTAATAGACTTCCAACAAGTCCTGGTCCACTCCTTCATGGACAGCCTTGTTTGTCTAATGCTTTAGTTGCTGCACTTAAAAGAGCACAAGCTCATCAGCGACGAGGCTGTATAGagcagcaacagcaacaacaacaacaacctcTTTTAGCTATTAAAGTTGAGTTAGAACAACTTATTTTGTCTATTCTAGATGATCCTAGTGTTAGTAGGGTTATGAGAGAAGCTGGTTTCTCTAGTATTGCAATTAAAAACAACATAGAGGAATCAGCTTCTTCATCGGTGTTTCCGTGTTATAATAACAATAGCTCTGGTGGAATTTACACTACACCTAGCTCACCTACTAACACTACTACTACTGAGAATAGtccatttaataatttttggaaTTCACAAAACCCTATTCTCTTTTCACCTCATAAGTTTACATCATCAGATGTTAAGTTGGTGTTAGACGTGTTGTTGAGAAGTAACAACAAGAGGAGAAACAGTGTGATAGTTGGTGACTCAGTTACAAACACAGAAGGAATAGTTGCACAATTGATGGGAAAAGTGGAAAGAGGAGATGTGCCTGAGGAACTTAAAGGAGTTCACTTTATCAAATTTCAGTTCTCAGATGCACCACTAATGTTAATGAAAAGAGAAGAAGTGGAGCTGAACATAACAGACCTGAAAAGAAAAGTGGAATCTCTTACAAGGGGTGGGGGTACTAGAGGAGGAGTCATTATCTACACAGGTGACTTGAAATGGACAGTTGATAGTAcaaatgagaaagaaagaggATTGTTTGTTAATTATAGTCCAGTTGATCATCTTGTAGCTGAGATAGGAAGGCTTGTTTCTTCTAACAGCAGCAGCAGCTCAAATGCAAAGGTTTGGTTGGTGGGTACAGCAAATTATCAAACTTATATCAAATGCCAAATGAAACAACCTCCTCTTGATATTCAATGGTCTCTTCAACCTATTTCTGTTCCATCTGGTGGTCTAGGGTTAAGTCTCAATACAACAAG TGTCCATGAAGCAAGAATACCATTCTCTCAacaaatgtttgggaaaaagccAATACCTAGCAAGGAGGAACAAGATGAACTCACTTGTTGTGCACAATGCACTTGTAATTATGAAAAAGAAGCTATGTTGaagtttgggcagcacaaaactATAACATGTGACACTAAACACTCTGACAAACCTTCAACACCGTTGCCTGATTGGCTCAAACCACATGACATGGATCCAACTAACAAG GATGATTTGGCTGAGTTGAAAGGAAAGTGGAGCAGATTGTGCAAAAATCTACATCAAGGGAAGGCAAATCAAAGACAAATAAGTTCAGTTGTGTGCAATGAATACAATGTTAATGGGAAGAAttattcatataattcattGTATCCATGGTGGCCTAATCAGAACAGTATAACAACAGATTGCAAATCAATTTCATTTAGTGATCCTCCAAATGTGAAGCCTAATCATGGAGCTGCAAGCACTGTGCCAAGATTCAGAAGACAACAATCGTGCCATATCGAGTTCAGCTTCAGCAATGGGAACTCGAAAAATGAAACACAATCATCAGTTGAGCCAAACTTGGATTCTCTTAAGAACAGAGAAGGGAAAGAGGTGAAAATCACACTTGCTCTTGGGAATTCACAGCTTTCTGATCATAACGTTGATGAAGAGATGCTCAAAATGTTACAAGAGAACTTGCCTTGGCAAATGGAAAACATGCATACTATTGTTGATGCATTGATGGATTTCAACACAATCAATAAGCAGAAGAATTGGTTGTTGATTCAGGGGAATGACTCAATTGGGAAACAAAGATTGGCTCGAGTGATCGCAAAATCAGCTTATGGTTCTGATGATTTGCTGTTGTGCATCAACATGAGAAACATGTCAAATCATGTTGAATTGCTCAACAAGGCCTTAAGGAATAATGAGAAGCTTGTTGTCCTACTGGAAGATGTCGATTTTGCTGATGCAGAACTGTTGAAATTTCTTACGGATGCTTATGAAAATCGGAGCTCTAGTCATTTGTTCATCGTAGCAATCAGGACTAGCGATGCAACTGATCACTGCAGTGATGGAAGAGAGTACTATTGCACAGAGTCTGTAATCCAGATGAAACTCGTGGTAAGTGAAACAAGTCCGAATCCTGGATCAGTATGTGTTGATCATAAGCGAAAAGCTGAATGGGAATTATCTTTGCCTAACAAAACCAAGAGTCCAAGAAACAATGTGATGGAAGATGTCACCTCAATTGCTACTCAAAAAGGGAAGATCATGAAGCAATTGAACTCAAGCACCCTTGACCTCAACATCAAAGCAGACGAGGTTTATGACGAGGGTGAAGTACACGAGGCCAAGACTGAGGACTTTAGCCCAATTTCAAGTGACTTGACTCGGGATACAGCCAATGATCAACATCAACAAAACAACAATCCATCACTTGGTTTTTTGGACCTCATCAAGAACCGCCTTGTTTTGAAGCGCGATTCTTCTCAAGACAAGCAAATGAGAGAGGTGTTCATGTTCAAGATGAAAAGGTCATTGGAAGAAGTATGTGGGAATAAAATACTAGAGAAATTTTCATTTGATGAAATGGTGTTGGAGAAGGTATTTGAAGGGTGTGGTTCATTTCTCAACAACTTGTTTGATGAATGGCTAAAAGACATTTTTCAAACGAGTTTGCAAATGATTGAAGAGAAAGAGAATATTGTGATGATCAAGCTTTGTGAAATGGTGGGAGCTAAAGATGAGATTGGTTTCAAAGGTTCATGTCTTCCAAGAGGGATTCAAGTTTCAATCATGGATTAA